The Leclercia sp. S52 genome has a segment encoding these proteins:
- the hslV gene encoding ATP-dependent protease subunit HslV: protein MTTIVSVRRNGQVVIAGDGQATLGNTVMKGNVKKVRRLYNDKVIAGFAGGTADAFTLFELFERKLEMHQGHLVKAAVELAKDWRTDRMLRKLEALLAVADENASLIITGNGDVVQPENDLIAIGSGGPYAQAAARALLENSDLGARDIAVKALDIAGDICIYTNHFHTIEELPSKA from the coding sequence GTGACAACAATAGTAAGTGTACGCCGTAACGGCCAGGTGGTAATTGCCGGTGATGGCCAGGCCACGCTGGGTAATACCGTCATGAAAGGCAACGTGAAAAAAGTGCGTCGTCTGTATAACGACAAAGTGATCGCCGGTTTTGCAGGCGGTACCGCTGACGCCTTCACGCTGTTTGAACTGTTTGAACGCAAACTGGAAATGCATCAGGGCCATCTGGTGAAAGCCGCCGTTGAGCTGGCGAAAGACTGGCGTACCGACCGCATGCTGCGCAAGCTCGAAGCGCTGCTGGCGGTAGCCGATGAAAATGCCTCACTGATCATCACCGGTAACGGTGACGTGGTGCAGCCAGAAAACGACCTGATTGCTATCGGTTCCGGCGGCCCGTACGCCCAGGCCGCCGCCCGCGCGCTGTTGGAGAACTCCGACCTGGGCGCGCGCGATATCGCTGTGAAAGCGTTGGATATTGCAGGTGATATCTGCATCTATACCAACCACTTCCACACCATCGAAGAATTGCCGTCTAAGGCGTAA
- a CDS encoding DUF805 domain-containing protein encodes MTIQQWLFSFKGRIGRRDFWIWIGVWIVAMLGLFIFANNAWLSTQTAAFALVSLLWPTAAVLVKRLHDRGRSGLWALLVVLAWMLLAGNWSMLPSMLPWAVGRLIPTIIFVMIIVDLGAFVGTQGENKYGKDTIDVKYR; translated from the coding sequence ATGACCATACAGCAGTGGTTGTTTTCATTCAAAGGGCGTATTGGACGCCGTGATTTCTGGATCTGGATTGGCGTATGGATTGTCGCCATGCTGGGTCTGTTTATTTTTGCGAATAACGCGTGGCTAAGCACCCAGACGGCGGCATTCGCGCTGGTTTCGCTGCTGTGGCCGACTGCGGCGGTGTTGGTTAAACGTCTGCACGATCGCGGTCGTTCGGGGCTGTGGGCGCTGCTGGTGGTGCTGGCGTGGATGCTGCTGGCAGGCAACTGGTCGATGCTGCCTTCCATGCTGCCGTGGGCGGTTGGCAGGCTGATCCCCACCATTATTTTTGTGATGATTATTGTCGATCTGGGCGCCTTCGTGGGCACCCAGGGCGAGAATAAATACGGTAAAGATACGATCGACGTAAAGTACCGCTAA
- the rraA gene encoding ribonuclease E activity regulator RraA: protein MKYDTSELCDIYQEDVNVVEPLFSNFGGRSSFGGQIITVKCFEDNGLLYDLFEQNGRGRILLIDGGGSVRRALIDAELARLATQNEWEGIVVYGAVRQVDDLEELDIGIQAIAAIPVGAAGDGIGESDVRVNFGGVTFFSGDHLYADNTGIILSEDPLDIE from the coding sequence ATGAAATACGATACCTCTGAGCTTTGTGACATCTACCAGGAAGATGTTAACGTCGTAGAACCGCTGTTTTCCAACTTTGGGGGGCGGTCGTCGTTTGGCGGACAGATCATCACGGTGAAATGTTTTGAGGACAACGGGTTGCTGTACGATCTGTTCGAACAGAACGGCCGTGGTCGCATTCTGCTGATCGACGGCGGCGGCTCCGTGCGTCGCGCACTAATCGATGCAGAACTTGCCCGTCTCGCCACGCAAAACGAGTGGGAAGGCATTGTGGTGTATGGCGCGGTGCGTCAGGTGGATGACCTCGAAGAGCTGGACATCGGCATTCAGGCGATTGCCGCTATTCCGGTAGGAGCCGCAGGTGATGGCATTGGCGAAAGCGACGTGCGCGTCAATTTCGGCGGGGTGACGTTCTTCTCCGGCGACCATCTGTATGCCGATAATACCGGCATTATCCTGTCGGAAGATCCGCTGGATATCGAGTAA
- the zapB gene encoding septal ring assembly protein ZapB produces the protein MSLEVFEKLESKVQQAIDTITLLQMEIEELKEKNNALSQEIQTAQHGREELERENHHLREQQNGWQDRLHALLGRMEEV, from the coding sequence ATGTCGTTAGAAGTGTTTGAGAAACTGGAATCGAAAGTACAGCAGGCGATTGATACCATCACCCTGCTGCAGATGGAAATCGAAGAGCTGAAAGAAAAAAACAACGCGCTGTCGCAGGAAATTCAGACTGCCCAGCACGGTCGCGAAGAGCTGGAGCGTGAAAACCACCATCTGCGCGAACAGCAGAACGGCTGGCAGGATCGTCTGCATGCCCTGCTGGGACGCATGGAAGAGGTTTAA
- the hslU gene encoding HslU--HslV peptidase ATPase subunit — protein MSEMTPREIVSELNKHIIGQDNAKRSVAIALRNRWRRMQLDEVLRHEVTPKNILMIGPTGVGKTEIARRLAKLANAPFIKVEATKFTEVGYVGKEVDSIIRDLTDSAIKMVRVQSIEKNRYRAEEMAEERVLDVLIPPAKNNWGQAEQPAEPSAARQAFRKKLREGQLDDKEIEIDLAAAPMGVEIMSPPGMEEMTSQLQSMFQNLGGQKQKPRKLKIKDAMKLLIEEEAAKLVNPEELKQDAIDAVEQHGIVFIDEIDKICKRGESNGPDVSREGVQRDLLPLVEGCTVSTKHGMVKTDHILFIASGAFQVAKPSDLIPELQGRLPIRVELQALTTEDFERILTEPNASVTVQYKALMATEGVNIEFTEDGIKRIAQAAWQVNETTENIGARRLHTVLERLMEDISYDASDLNGQSITIDADYVSKHLDALVADEDLSRFIL, from the coding sequence ATGTCTGAAATGACCCCACGCGAAATTGTCAGCGAACTGAACAAACACATTATTGGCCAGGATAACGCCAAGCGTTCCGTGGCGATCGCCCTGCGTAACCGCTGGCGTCGTATGCAGCTGGATGAAGTGCTGCGCCATGAAGTGACGCCAAAAAACATTCTGATGATCGGCCCAACCGGTGTCGGTAAAACCGAGATCGCCCGTCGTCTGGCCAAACTGGCGAACGCGCCATTTATCAAAGTGGAAGCAACCAAGTTCACCGAAGTGGGCTATGTCGGGAAAGAAGTGGACTCAATCATCCGCGATCTGACCGATTCTGCGATCAAAATGGTGCGCGTCCAGTCTATCGAGAAAAACCGCTATCGCGCCGAAGAGATGGCGGAAGAGCGCGTGCTGGACGTGCTGATCCCACCGGCGAAAAACAACTGGGGCCAGGCAGAACAACCTGCTGAGCCGTCTGCTGCACGCCAGGCATTCCGCAAAAAACTGCGTGAAGGCCAGCTGGATGACAAAGAGATTGAGATCGATCTCGCCGCCGCGCCTATGGGCGTGGAGATCATGTCCCCTCCAGGCATGGAAGAGATGACCAGCCAGCTGCAGTCCATGTTCCAGAACCTGGGCGGGCAAAAGCAGAAGCCGCGTAAGCTGAAAATCAAAGACGCGATGAAGCTGCTGATCGAAGAAGAAGCGGCCAAACTGGTGAACCCGGAAGAGCTGAAGCAGGACGCAATCGACGCGGTTGAACAGCACGGCATCGTGTTTATCGATGAGATCGATAAAATCTGTAAGCGCGGTGAGTCCAACGGTCCGGATGTCTCCCGTGAGGGCGTACAGCGCGACCTGCTGCCGCTGGTTGAAGGCTGCACCGTCTCCACCAAGCACGGCATGGTGAAAACCGACCACATCCTGTTTATCGCCTCTGGCGCATTCCAGGTGGCTAAGCCGTCGGATCTGATCCCCGAGCTGCAGGGTCGTCTGCCGATTCGTGTTGAGCTGCAGGCGCTGACTACCGAAGACTTCGAGCGCATCCTGACCGAGCCGAACGCCTCTGTCACCGTGCAGTACAAAGCGCTGATGGCGACCGAAGGCGTGAACATTGAGTTCACCGAAGACGGTATCAAGCGTATCGCCCAGGCGGCATGGCAGGTTAACGAAACCACCGAAAACATCGGTGCGCGTCGTCTGCACACCGTACTGGAACGCCTGATGGAAGACATCTCTTATGATGCGAGCGACCTGAATGGTCAAAGCATTACCATCGATGCCGATTATGTGAGTAAGCATCTTGATGCTTTAGTAGCAGATGAAGATCTGAGCCGTTTTATCTTATAA
- the fpr gene encoding ferredoxin--NADP(+) reductase, whose translation MADWVTGKVKKVEFWTDALFSLTVNAPIHPFTAGQFAKLGLEIDGERVQRAYSYVNAPDNPDLEFYLVTVPDGKLSPRLAALKPGDEIQIVSEAAGFFVLEEVPDCDTLWMLATGTAIGPYLSILEYGKDLERFKNIVLVHAARYAADLSYLPQMLELQKRYEGKVKVQTVVSRETVAGSLTGRVPALIESGELEAAVGLPMTAETSHVMLCGNPQMVRDTQQLLKETRQMTKHLRRRPGHMTAEHYW comes from the coding sequence ATGGCAGACTGGGTAACAGGTAAAGTCAAAAAGGTAGAGTTCTGGACCGATGCGCTATTTAGTCTCACCGTCAATGCGCCCATCCATCCCTTCACGGCCGGGCAATTTGCCAAGCTGGGGCTGGAAATCGACGGTGAACGCGTGCAGCGCGCCTACTCCTATGTCAACGCGCCGGATAACCCGGATCTCGAGTTCTATCTCGTCACCGTTCCCGATGGCAAACTCAGCCCACGCCTGGCGGCCCTCAAGCCTGGCGATGAGATCCAGATTGTCAGCGAAGCCGCTGGCTTCTTCGTGCTTGAGGAAGTTCCGGACTGTGACACCCTGTGGATGCTGGCGACCGGTACCGCCATCGGACCGTACCTGTCGATTCTGGAGTACGGGAAAGACCTGGAACGTTTTAAAAATATCGTGCTGGTACATGCCGCGCGCTATGCCGCTGACCTGAGCTATCTGCCGCAGATGCTTGAACTGCAGAAACGCTACGAAGGGAAAGTGAAAGTTCAGACGGTAGTCAGTCGTGAAACGGTGGCGGGTTCACTGACCGGACGCGTGCCGGCCCTGATTGAAAGCGGTGAACTGGAAGCTGCCGTTGGCCTGCCGATGACGGCAGAGACCAGCCATGTGATGCTGTGCGGCAACCCGCAGATGGTGCGCGACACTCAACAGCTGCTGAAAGAGACCCGGCAGATGACCAAGCATTTACGCCGTCGTCCGGGCCATATGACCGCTGAACATTACTGGTAA
- the glpX gene encoding class II fructose-bisphosphatase → MKRELAIEFSRVTEAAALAGYKWLGRGDKNIADGAAVHAMRIMLNQVNIDGTIVIGEGEIDEAPMLFIGEKVGTGNGDAVDIAVDPIEGTRMTAMGQANALAVLAVGDKGTFLNAPDMYMEKLIVGPGAKGVIDLNLPLADNLRNIAAALNKPLSELTVTILAKPRHDTTIAHMQQLGVRVFAIPDGDVAASILTCMPDSEVDVLYGIGGAPEGVVSAAVIRALDGDMQGRLLARHEVKGDSEENRRIGEQELARCAAMGIEANTVLRLDDMARNDNVIFSATGITKGDLLDGITRKGNMATTETLLIRGKSRTIRRIQSIHYLDRKDPDVQTHIL, encoded by the coding sequence ATGAAACGTGAACTTGCTATCGAATTTTCCCGCGTGACCGAAGCCGCCGCTCTGGCGGGCTACAAGTGGCTTGGCCGTGGCGACAAAAATATCGCTGACGGTGCAGCCGTCCATGCCATGCGCATTATGCTTAACCAGGTCAACATCGACGGCACCATCGTGATTGGCGAAGGCGAAATCGACGAAGCGCCGATGCTGTTTATCGGTGAGAAAGTCGGGACCGGCAATGGCGATGCGGTGGATATCGCCGTCGACCCGATTGAAGGCACCCGCATGACTGCAATGGGTCAGGCTAACGCCCTCGCCGTACTGGCCGTGGGCGACAAAGGTACTTTCCTCAACGCGCCTGATATGTATATGGAGAAGCTGATTGTCGGGCCGGGCGCCAAAGGGGTTATCGATCTCAACCTGCCGCTGGCGGACAACCTGCGCAACATCGCCGCCGCGCTCAATAAACCGCTGAGCGAACTGACGGTCACCATCCTGGCAAAACCGCGTCACGATACCACCATCGCCCATATGCAGCAGCTGGGCGTGCGCGTCTTTGCCATCCCCGATGGCGACGTGGCGGCCTCTATCCTCACCTGCATGCCGGACAGTGAAGTGGATGTGCTGTACGGCATCGGCGGTGCGCCGGAAGGGGTGGTTTCTGCCGCGGTGATCCGCGCTCTCGACGGCGACATGCAGGGTCGTCTGCTGGCCCGTCACGAAGTGAAAGGCGACAGCGAAGAGAACCGCCGTATCGGTGAGCAGGAGCTGGCCCGCTGCGCCGCGATGGGTATTGAGGCCAACACCGTGCTGCGTCTGGATGATATGGCGCGCAACGATAACGTCATCTTCTCTGCCACCGGCATCACCAAAGGCGATCTGCTGGACGGCATCACCCGCAAAGGCAATATGGCTACCACCGAAACGCTGCTGATCCGCGGTAAATCACGCACCATTCGCCGCATCCAGTCGATTCACTATCTCGACCGCAAAGATCCGGACGTGCAGACCCACATTCTGTAA
- the priA gene encoding primosomal protein N' produces the protein MPVAHVALPVPLPRTFDYLLPDSMQAKAGCRVTVPFGKQQRVGIVVSVSEQSELPLSDLKSVVEVLDDEPVFSNSVWRLLLWAADYYHHPIGDVLFHALPILLRQGKSASHAPMWYWFATEQGQAVDINSLKRSPKQQQALAALRQGRIWRHQVESLDFNDAALQGLRKKGLSELACEAPALIDWRDGFSVAGDRLRLNTEQATAVGAIHSASDRFSAWLLAGVTGSGKTEVYLSVLENVLAQGKQALVMVPEIGLTPQTIARFRERFNAPVEVLHSGLNDSERLSAWLKARNGEAAIVIGTRSSLFTPFKNLGVIVIDEEHDSSYKQQEGWRYHARDLAVYRAHSEQIPIILGSATPALETLHNVRQRKYHMLRLTRRAGNARPAVQHVLDLKGQQVQAGLAPALITRMRQHLQANNQVILFLNRRGFAPALLCHDCGWIAECPRCDHYYTLHQAQHHLRCHHCDSQRPIPRQCPSCGSTHMVPVGLGTEQLEQALTPFFPGVAISRIDRDTTSRKGALEQQLAEVHRGGARILIGTQMLAKGHHFPDVTLVALLDVDGALFSADFRSAERFAQLYTQVAGRAGRAGKQGEVVLQTHHPEHPLLQTLLHKGYDAFAEQALAERQTLQLPPWTSHVIIRAEDHNNQQAPLFLQQLRNLLQASPLVDNQLWILGPVPALAPKRGGRYRWQILLQHPSRIRLQHIVSGTLALINTLPEARKVKWVLDVDPIES, from the coding sequence ATGCCCGTTGCTCACGTTGCCCTGCCCGTTCCGCTTCCCCGTACCTTTGATTACCTGCTGCCGGACAGCATGCAGGCCAAAGCGGGCTGTCGCGTGACGGTGCCGTTCGGCAAACAGCAGCGGGTGGGCATTGTGGTCTCCGTAAGCGAGCAAAGCGAGCTACCCCTCAGTGACCTGAAAAGCGTGGTGGAGGTGCTGGACGACGAGCCGGTGTTCTCGAATAGCGTCTGGCGCCTGCTGCTGTGGGCTGCCGACTATTATCACCATCCCATCGGCGACGTGCTGTTCCACGCCCTGCCCATTCTGCTGCGCCAGGGCAAAAGCGCCAGCCACGCGCCGATGTGGTACTGGTTTGCCACCGAGCAGGGCCAGGCTGTGGACATCAACAGCCTGAAACGCTCCCCGAAACAACAGCAGGCGCTGGCGGCGTTACGCCAGGGCAGGATCTGGCGTCATCAGGTCGAGAGCCTCGATTTTAACGACGCGGCGCTGCAGGGGTTACGTAAAAAGGGGCTGAGCGAGCTGGCCTGTGAAGCCCCCGCGCTGATCGACTGGCGCGACGGCTTTAGCGTGGCCGGCGACCGCCTGCGTCTCAATACCGAACAGGCCACCGCCGTCGGGGCGATCCACAGCGCCTCGGATCGCTTCTCGGCCTGGCTACTGGCGGGCGTCACCGGCTCCGGTAAGACCGAAGTCTATCTGAGCGTGCTGGAAAACGTGCTGGCGCAGGGCAAGCAGGCCCTGGTGATGGTGCCGGAAATCGGCCTGACCCCGCAGACCATCGCCCGTTTTCGCGAGCGGTTTAACGCTCCGGTCGAAGTGCTGCACTCCGGTTTAAACGACAGCGAACGTCTCAGCGCCTGGCTGAAAGCCAGAAATGGCGAAGCGGCGATTGTGATTGGCACCCGCTCGTCGCTGTTCACGCCGTTTAAGAATCTGGGCGTGATCGTCATCGACGAAGAGCACGACAGCTCCTATAAGCAGCAGGAGGGCTGGCGCTACCACGCCCGCGACCTGGCGGTATACCGCGCCCACAGCGAGCAGATCCCGATTATTCTTGGCTCCGCCACCCCCGCGCTGGAGACGCTGCACAACGTGCGTCAGCGTAAATACCATATGCTGCGCCTGACGCGCCGGGCGGGGAATGCGCGTCCGGCCGTGCAGCATGTTCTCGATCTGAAAGGCCAGCAGGTGCAGGCGGGATTAGCCCCGGCGTTAATTACCCGCATGCGTCAGCATCTGCAGGCCAACAACCAGGTGATCCTGTTTCTCAACCGTCGCGGCTTTGCCCCGGCGCTGCTGTGCCATGACTGCGGATGGATAGCCGAATGCCCGCGCTGCGATCACTACTACACCCTGCATCAGGCCCAGCATCACCTGCGCTGTCACCACTGCGACAGCCAGCGCCCGATCCCGCGCCAGTGTCCCTCCTGCGGCTCGACGCATATGGTGCCGGTCGGGCTGGGCACCGAACAGCTGGAACAGGCGTTAACCCCCTTCTTCCCGGGCGTGGCCATCTCGCGTATCGACCGCGACACCACCAGCCGCAAGGGGGCGCTTGAGCAGCAGCTGGCGGAAGTCCATCGCGGCGGCGCACGGATCCTGATTGGCACCCAGATGCTGGCAAAAGGGCATCACTTCCCTGACGTGACCCTGGTGGCGCTGCTGGACGTTGACGGTGCGCTCTTCTCGGCGGATTTCCGCTCCGCAGAGCGTTTTGCCCAGCTCTATACCCAAGTGGCAGGCCGCGCCGGACGCGCCGGCAAGCAGGGCGAAGTGGTGCTGCAAACCCACCATCCCGAGCATCCGCTGCTGCAAACCCTGCTGCATAAAGGCTACGACGCCTTTGCCGAGCAGGCGCTGGCCGAGCGCCAGACCCTGCAATTACCGCCCTGGACCAGCCATGTGATTATCCGCGCCGAGGATCACAACAACCAGCAGGCACCGCTGTTCCTCCAGCAGCTGCGCAACCTGCTGCAGGCCAGCCCGCTGGTGGATAACCAGCTGTGGATTTTAGGCCCGGTTCCGGCCCTTGCCCCCAAACGCGGCGGGCGCTATCGCTGGCAAATCCTGCTGCAACACCCGTCGCGGATCCGCCTGCAGCATATCGTCAGCGGCACCCTGGCGTTGATTAACACGCTGCCGGAAGCGCGCAAAGTGAAGTGGGTGCTGGACGTCGATCCCATCGAAAGCTAA
- the cytR gene encoding DNA-binding transcriptional regulator CytR, producing the protein MKSRKEVASATMKDVALKAKVSTATVSRALMNPDKVSQTTRNRVEQAALEVGYLPQAMGRNVKRNESRTILVIVPDICDPFFSEIIRGIEVTAAAQGYLVLIGDCAHQNQQEKTFIDLIITKQIDGMLLLGSRLPFDASIEEQRNLPPMVMANEFAPELELPTVHIDNLTAAFNAVNYLQELGHKRIGCIAGPEEMPLCHYRLQGYVQALRRTGATVDPHYIARGDFTYAAGGLALEKLLSLPQPPTAVFCHSDVMALGALSYAKRRGLNVPKDLSIIGFDNISLSEFCDPPLTTVAQPRYDIGREAMLLLLDQLNGQTVSSGSRLLDCELIVRGSTQALT; encoded by the coding sequence TTGAAGTCCAGGAAAGAGGTTGCCTCGGCGACCATGAAAGATGTTGCCCTGAAAGCAAAAGTCTCAACGGCAACGGTATCCCGAGCCTTAATGAATCCCGATAAAGTCTCTCAGACCACACGTAATCGTGTTGAGCAGGCTGCGCTGGAGGTCGGTTATCTGCCTCAGGCGATGGGACGTAACGTCAAACGTAACGAATCCCGCACCATCCTGGTCATTGTGCCCGACATCTGCGATCCCTTTTTCAGCGAAATCATCCGCGGCATCGAAGTGACCGCCGCGGCTCAGGGCTACCTGGTGCTGATTGGCGACTGCGCCCACCAGAATCAGCAGGAAAAAACCTTCATCGATCTGATTATTACCAAGCAGATCGACGGCATGCTGCTGCTCGGTTCACGCCTGCCCTTCGATGCCAGCATTGAAGAGCAGCGCAACCTGCCGCCGATGGTGATGGCCAACGAGTTCGCTCCTGAGCTGGAACTGCCTACCGTTCACATCGATAACCTCACCGCTGCCTTCAACGCCGTGAACTATCTGCAGGAGCTGGGCCATAAACGCATCGGCTGTATCGCCGGGCCGGAAGAGATGCCGCTGTGTCATTATCGCCTGCAGGGTTACGTTCAGGCGCTGCGCCGCACCGGGGCGACGGTGGATCCGCACTACATTGCCCGGGGCGATTTTACCTACGCCGCAGGCGGGCTGGCGCTGGAAAAACTGCTCTCGCTGCCACAGCCGCCGACCGCGGTGTTCTGCCACAGCGACGTGATGGCGCTGGGCGCGCTCTCGTATGCCAAGCGCCGCGGCCTGAACGTGCCGAAAGATCTCTCCATCATTGGCTTCGATAACATTTCCCTGTCTGAGTTTTGCGATCCGCCGCTCACGACCGTGGCGCAGCCCCGCTATGACATTGGCCGGGAAGCGATGCTGTTATTGCTGGATCAACTGAACGGCCAGACGGTCAGCAGCGGCTCCCGTTTACTGGACTGTGAATTGATTGTTCGCGGTTCAACCCAGGCGCTAACGTAA
- the glpK gene encoding glycerol kinase GlpK yields MTDKKYIVALDQGTTSSRAVVMDHDANIVSVSQREFEQIYPRPGWVEHDPMEIWASQSSTLVEVLAKADISSDEIAAIGITNQRETAIVWERETGKPIYNAIVWQCRRTADICEKLKRDGMEEYVRSATGLVVDPYFSGTKVKWILDHVEGSRERAKRGELLFGTVDTWLIWKMTQGRVHVTDYTNASRTMLFNIHELDWDDKMLDALDIPRAMLPQVRKSSEVYGQTNIGGKGGTRIPIAGIAGDQQAALFGQLCVKEGMAKNTYGTGCFMLMNTGEKAVKSEHGLLTTIACGPRGEVNYALEGAVFMAGASIQWLRDEMKLISDAFDSEYFATKVKDTNGVYVVPAFTGLGAPYWDPYARGAIFGLTRGVNSNHIIRATLESIAYQTRDVLEAMQADSGIRLHALRVDGGAVANNFLMQFQSDILGTRVERPEVREVTALGAAYLAGLAVGFWQNLDELQEKAVIEREFRPGIETTERNYRYSGWKKAVKRALAWEEHDEA; encoded by the coding sequence ATGACCGACAAAAAATATATCGTTGCGCTCGACCAGGGCACGACCAGCTCCCGCGCTGTCGTTATGGATCATGACGCGAACATCGTCAGCGTGTCACAGCGCGAATTCGAGCAAATCTATCCTCGTCCAGGCTGGGTTGAACACGACCCGATGGAGATCTGGGCGTCGCAAAGCTCGACGCTGGTTGAAGTGCTGGCGAAAGCCGATATCAGTTCCGATGAGATTGCGGCGATTGGCATCACCAACCAGCGTGAAACGGCCATTGTCTGGGAACGCGAAACCGGTAAGCCTATCTACAACGCCATCGTCTGGCAGTGCCGCCGCACCGCGGATATCTGCGAGAAGCTCAAGCGCGACGGTATGGAAGAGTACGTGCGCAGCGCCACCGGCCTGGTGGTGGACCCGTACTTCTCCGGCACCAAGGTGAAGTGGATCCTCGATCACGTCGAAGGCTCCCGCGAGCGTGCTAAACGCGGCGAACTGCTGTTCGGCACCGTGGACACCTGGCTTATCTGGAAGATGACTCAGGGGCGCGTCCACGTGACCGATTACACCAACGCCTCGCGTACCATGCTGTTCAACATCCACGAACTGGACTGGGATGACAAAATGCTGGACGCGCTGGACATCCCGCGCGCCATGCTGCCGCAGGTGCGTAAATCGTCCGAAGTGTACGGCCAGACCAACATCGGCGGTAAAGGCGGCACCCGTATTCCGATCGCCGGGATCGCCGGTGACCAGCAGGCGGCGCTGTTTGGCCAGCTGTGCGTCAAAGAAGGGATGGCGAAAAACACCTACGGCACCGGCTGCTTCATGCTGATGAATACCGGCGAGAAGGCGGTGAAATCAGAGCATGGCCTGCTGACCACCATCGCCTGCGGCCCGCGCGGCGAGGTGAACTACGCTCTTGAAGGCGCGGTATTTATGGCCGGGGCCTCTATCCAGTGGCTGCGCGATGAGATGAAGCTTATCAGCGATGCCTTCGACTCAGAGTATTTCGCCACCAAGGTGAAAGATACCAACGGCGTGTACGTCGTACCGGCCTTTACCGGTCTGGGTGCGCCGTACTGGGACCCCTATGCTCGCGGGGCGATTTTCGGCCTGACGCGTGGGGTTAACTCTAACCACATCATCCGCGCCACGCTGGAGTCGATTGCCTATCAGACCCGCGACGTGCTGGAAGCGATGCAGGCCGACTCCGGCATTCGTCTCCACGCCCTGCGCGTGGACGGCGGCGCGGTGGCTAACAACTTCCTGATGCAGTTCCAGTCCGACATCCTGGGCACCCGCGTGGAGCGTCCGGAAGTGCGTGAAGTCACGGCGCTGGGGGCGGCTTACCTTGCCGGTCTGGCGGTTGGTTTCTGGCAGAACCTGGACGAGCTGCAGGAGAAAGCGGTCATCGAACGCGAATTCCGTCCGGGCATCGAAACCACCGAGCGCAACTACCGCTACAGCGGCTGGAAGAAAGCGGTGAAACGCGCTCTGGCGTGGGAAGAGCACGACGAGGCGTAA
- a CDS encoding MIP/aquaporin family protein: MSETSTLKGQCIAEFLGTGLLIFFGVGCVAALKVAGASFGQWEISVIWGLGVAMAIYLTAGVSGAHLNPAVTIALWLFACFDKRKVVPFIVAQFAGAFCAAALVYGLYYNLFIDFEQTHHMVRGSTESLELAGIFSTYPNPHINFVQAFAVEMVITAILMGTILALTDDGNGIPRGPLAPLLIGLLIAVIGASMGPLTGFAMNPARDIGPKAFAFIAGWGDVAFTGGKDIPYFLVPLFGPIVGAALGAFGYRKLIGRHLPCDTCVTEEKDAASATQQNASL, from the coding sequence ATGAGTGAAACATCAACCTTGAAAGGCCAATGCATTGCAGAGTTCCTGGGTACTGGGTTGTTGATTTTCTTTGGTGTAGGGTGCGTAGCGGCGCTGAAAGTCGCGGGTGCCAGCTTCGGTCAGTGGGAAATCAGCGTGATCTGGGGTCTGGGCGTGGCGATGGCCATCTACCTGACGGCGGGTGTTTCAGGTGCCCATCTTAACCCTGCGGTGACCATCGCGCTGTGGCTGTTTGCCTGCTTTGATAAACGCAAGGTTGTGCCCTTTATTGTGGCGCAGTTTGCCGGTGCCTTTTGCGCAGCAGCGTTAGTTTACGGGCTCTATTACAATTTGTTTATCGACTTTGAGCAGACGCATCACATGGTACGTGGCAGCACCGAGAGCCTTGAGCTGGCGGGTATCTTCTCCACCTATCCAAACCCGCACATTAACTTTGTGCAGGCCTTCGCAGTGGAGATGGTGATTACCGCCATCCTGATGGGTACTATCCTGGCGCTGACCGATGATGGTAACGGTATTCCACGCGGCCCGCTGGCGCCGCTGCTGATTGGCCTGCTGATTGCGGTGATCGGCGCTTCCATGGGACCGCTGACGGGCTTCGCCATGAACCCGGCGCGTGACATCGGACCGAAAGCCTTCGCCTTTATTGCTGGCTGGGGCGACGTTGCCTTCACCGGCGGCAAAGATATTCCTTACTTCCTGGTGCCGCTGTTCGGCCCCATTGTAGGTGCTGCGCTGGGTGCATTCGGCTATCGTAAGCTGATTGGCCGCCACCTGCCGTGCGACACCTGTGTCACAGAGGAGAAGGACGCCGCCTCTGCCACACAACAAAACGCTTCGCTGTAA